The genomic region GGAGGGCATTGCTGTATGTATTCGTGAATCCTTAAAATTCTTAGCCAAACCGGCAAAAGATATACATTTTACCATCAAATCCATGATTCCGATTGGTCGTGGTCTGGGTTCAAGTGCGGCTATTGCAACCTCCGTCGTACGCAGTCTATTTTCATATTTTGAAAAGACGCTATCGCATCAGATGTTAATGTATCTGGTTGATGTTGCTGAAAAATACGCCCATGGGAATCCAAGTGGAATTGATATGGAATGTGTGTCACGGGATGTTCCTATTTGGTTTAAGAAAGGAGAAGCCATTCAGCCGATCGAAATGGGAGTACCATTGAACCTGGTTGTGGCTGATTCCGGCCGAATTGGGGATACACGGGCTGCCGTCACAGCGGTTCGGGAAAAATATGAAAAGCATTATCAGAAAGCCAGGCAATCAATTAAATATATTGGCGACATGACGCGCAAAGCAAAGTCTATTTTAGCCGGCGAACGTCCGGAAAAATTAGGCGGACTGTTGAACAAAGCCCAGGAGGAATTAATGAAGCTTGGCGTCAGTGATGGGAACTTGAATGAGCTCGTTACCTGCGCCCGGAATGCCGGAGCGCTGGGAGCAAAATTAACGGGTGGCGGACGAGGGGGCTGTATCGTGGCCCTGGCCAAAAATATGGAGGATGCTGAGCATATTTCCGATTCCCTGAAAGCAGCCGGGGCAAAGGATACATGGTTCTTTACTCTTGGAATGTCCCAATCCGCATCGATGAATGAAGCAAGCAGAGGAGATTTAATATGAAGGCGGTAGCGAAAGCACATACAAACATTGCCCTTATTAAGTATTGGGGTAAGCGAAATGATGAACGGATCTTACCGATGAATAACAGTCTGTCCCTCACACTGGATCATTTTTATACGACCACGGAAGTTCAGTTTGATGAGGCTTTACAATCAGACACATTTATTTTAAACGGGAAGACGGCCATCGATACAGAGTCTGTGAAAATTTCCCGTTATCTGGACCGGATCAGACATTTTGCCGGTGTGCAGAGGTATGCCACCGTTCGTTCGGTAAATCACGTTCCGACTTCAGCAGGCTTTGCTTCGTCTGCCTCCGGATTTGCCGCTTTGGCTGCGGCTTCAACTAAGGCGCTGGGTCTTGACTTGGACAGGAAAACCCTCTCCATCCTTGCTCGTCAAGGATCAGGATCTGCGTGCCGGTCTGTTTATGGCGGATTTGCCGAATG from Virgibacillus sp. MSP4-1 harbors:
- the mvk gene encoding mevalonate kinase, giving the protein MRSSSQIKGEGTAHSKLILIGEHSVVYGEPAIALPFPLLMVKSTIQEGAGEITISSDFYNGPLGTIPDRLEGIAVCIRESLKFLAKPAKDIHFTIKSMIPIGRGLGSSAAIATSVVRSLFSYFEKTLSHQMLMYLVDVAEKYAHGNPSGIDMECVSRDVPIWFKKGEAIQPIEMGVPLNLVVADSGRIGDTRAAVTAVREKYEKHYQKARQSIKYIGDMTRKAKSILAGERPEKLGGLLNKAQEELMKLGVSDGNLNELVTCARNAGALGAKLTGGGRGGCIVALAKNMEDAEHISDSLKAAGAKDTWFFTLGMSQSASMNEASRGDLI